Below is a window of Stygiolobus azoricus DNA.
CCGAACCAGAAATTGTTGGCTGTGAAGGGAGACGCGAATCCAGATTTATGTGAAGAGGATGCTTATGAGTGCGGTAAATACATAGTAGCAGAAGCTTATAGGAACTTAGCCACAGTAGGTGCTAAAGGGATAGGTATTGTAGATCACCTTCAATTCGGTGACCCCAGAAAGCCGGAGGTTTACTACACATTCGTAGAAGCTTTAAGAGGTATTGCAGAGGCTGCTAAGTTCTTTAATACACCAGTAGTCGGCGGTAAAGTTTCTTTCCACAATGAAAACAAAGAGGGTAAACCGATAAAGCCTACACCACTCATTGTAATGGCTGGGCTAGTTGAAAACAAATTCCTTAGACCCTCAGTAGAGAATGGTTTAAGTGTCGTGATGTTGGGATTAACGAGAAACGAATTACGCGGTACCTTCTTGACTAAACTTTACGGTAGTTTTGGTGATGTTCCTAAGGTAAGGCTAAACGAGGATCTATTAGCAAGTGAGTTGATCATCCAAGGGATAAACGAGGGTAAAGTTAAGTTCTCGAAAGATGTGGGTAGAGGAGGGTTAGTAACAGCCTTATTTCCTATCCTTGTGAAGAACTGTGGGTTAGAGGTTCAAACCAGTCAGATAAAGACTGATGCAGGAGACGATTTGCTTGTAAAACTCTTCTCTGAATCTAGTGGTAGATTCGTGGTGTTAACTGATGACCCTGAATGGTTCATCAGGAATAAGAAGGGGGTTATGGCGTCAGTAATCGGTAAAGTCAATTCCGATTCTGGTATACTTAAGATAGACGGAAAGTCCTTAGATCTATCGCGGGAGATTGAAAATTATTATAATTACCTCTATAAGGTGATTGAGAATGATTAAGGAGCATTGCGGAATAGTTGGAGTGTGGAGTAAGGATAACAAGGCTACGTTTATTGCATACGAAGTGCTCAAGTTATTACAACATAGGGGTCAGGAATCAGCCGGGATTTCCTATATTGACGGAGGCATTAAGACCTTAAAAGGCATGGGTTTAGTTGAGGATGCAATAGATCCCATATTTCTTAAATCCTCTAACTTGTCCATAGGTCATGTAAGGTATTCTACCACCGGAAAGGGGACTATAGACGAGGCACAACCTCTCAGTAACGGAAAAATATCCTTAGCATTTAACGGTACTATTCCTAATTATTACAAGTTTGGCACTAATACAGATACGGAATTCATCCTTAAGGTACTAAGTGAGAGTGAAGATATTAAGGCAGGGATAAGGAAACTTGCAGACATTGCCGATGGTGCTTACTCCATTGTTATATTAACTTCAGACGGGGAGTTAATAGGCTTCAGAGACCCCAAGGGCTTTAGGCCTCTAGTCTTAGGTAAGATAGGAGAAAATTATGTGATTGCCTCTGAGGACTCTGCCATCAGACAATTAGGAGGGAGTATAATAAGAGATGTTAAACCAGGAGAGATGATTTATGTTGATAAGAACGGGAATATCGAAAGCGAAATCATAGCTTCTAGCCCGGTATCTTTCTGCTCCTTTGAGTACATTTACTTTGCCAGATCTGACTCTGTGATTGACGGAGTTTCCGTTTACTCAGCAAGAGTCAGGCTTGGTGAAATCCTTGCCGAGAAACACTACGTGGATGCTGACATAGTTGTCCCAGTACCGGAATCCTCTATCCCAATAGCCGTAGGGTATTCAAGAAAGTCTAAGATTCCTTTAGAGTTGGCGTTAGTAAGGAGTATGATCGCTAAGAGGTCTTTCATAATGCCTACACAAGATAAGAGGGAAAGCGTTCTTGAGGATAAGTTTGGGGTAGTCAAGGACGCCATTCAAGGCAAAAGGATTGTGTTAATCGATGACTCGATTGTGAGAGGGAATACGATGAAGCGTATCGTTAAATTGATGAGGGATAACGGGGCTAGGCAAGTTCACGTAAGAGTCGGCTCCCCTAAAATACGTTATCCTTGCTATATGGGGATCGATTTTCCAACATCACGTGAGCTAATAGCTTATGGCAAGACGGAAAAAGAAATAGCAAGTGAAATAGGTGCAGATAGTGTAGAGTACCTCACTATTGAGGAGATGATAAGTGCGATAGGTAGAAAAGACTTATGTCATGCATGTTTTTCTGGGGTATATCCCCTTAAATTCTCGTACGATATGTCCCAACTGGAATCCGTGTTTAAGAGGTGAAAAAATGGGAGGTATATTAGGTATATATGCATTTGATAAAATATGGAATGTAAGTAAGTTCCTATACTACGGTTCAATAGGGCTTCAGCATAGGGGTTATTCCTATAGCGGTATATCGACTCTTAACGACAATGGCTTTTCAACCATTACCAGTAACGTGGCTCCGGAGGATCTAGATGTTAAAGGTCTAGAAGGGTGGGCCGGAGTAGCTTATAATGGGACTAAACAAGGATATCCCTTAGCGACAGATTACGGTGTTGCTGTCATAGACGGCATTGTGAAAGATGTAGAGGGTTTGTTAAAAAGCGTTTACAAAGACCCGGAGAAGGGGTTACAAGAAAGTAAAGGAGTTTTTTCAATGATATTTCTTACTAAGGATGGCAGGATGATTGGTTACAGAGACGAGAGTGGTGTGAAACCCTTGGAAATAGGGGGTTTTGGTTTCGATTTGGCAATACTATCTTCAGAGACCTCTGGAATTTCCGTGATAGGAGGAGAGTTCAAAAGAGAGATCCAGCCAGGCGAAATGGTTTACATAGACACTTATAATGTATCATATTCTAGAATAAAAGATCCTAAACCTAGGTATTGTTCGATTGACATAATATACCAGAGCAGGATAGATAGCCACGTATTTGGGTTAGATATATACGACGTTAGAGTTAAAATAGGAGAGCAATTAGCCGAGGAAAAAAGGATAGATGCTGATGTAGTAATAGGAGTTCCAGACACTGCAATTCCTTATGCAATAGGTTATTCTAGAAAGACTGGAATTCCTTTCACTCTCGGCTTTACGAGGACCGGTAGCCCTATAAGGACTATGCTTGCCTCAGACGACTTCCTT
It encodes the following:
- a CDS encoding amidophosphoribosyltransferase yields the protein MGGILGIYAFDKIWNVSKFLYYGSIGLQHRGYSYSGISTLNDNGFSTITSNVAPEDLDVKGLEGWAGVAYNGTKQGYPLATDYGVAVIDGIVKDVEGLLKSVYKDPEKGLQESKGVFSMIFLTKDGRMIGYRDESGVKPLEIGGFGFDLAILSSETSGISVIGGEFKREIQPGEMVYIDTYNVSYSRIKDPKPRYCSIDIIYQSRIDSHVFGLDIYDVRVKIGEQLAEEKRIDADVVIGVPDTAIPYAIGYSRKTGIPFTLGFTRTGSPIRTMLASDDFLKVIGVQLKLNPIKASIKGKRVILVDDSMVTGRTLKNTIFSLRSLGAKEVHVLIGSPKLISYCPYGMEVPEEKDLIAANLSDEEISKVIGADSIYWLSLEGLYKVIGHKSLCVGCMTKSYPKEV
- the purF gene encoding amidophosphoribosyltransferase, with the protein product MRMIKEHCGIVGVWSKDNKATFIAYEVLKLLQHRGQESAGISYIDGGIKTLKGMGLVEDAIDPIFLKSSNLSIGHVRYSTTGKGTIDEAQPLSNGKISLAFNGTIPNYYKFGTNTDTEFILKVLSESEDIKAGIRKLADIADGAYSIVILTSDGELIGFRDPKGFRPLVLGKIGENYVIASEDSAIRQLGGSIIRDVKPGEMIYVDKNGNIESEIIASSPVSFCSFEYIYFARSDSVIDGVSVYSARVRLGEILAEKHYVDADIVVPVPESSIPIAVGYSRKSKIPLELALVRSMIAKRSFIMPTQDKRESVLEDKFGVVKDAIQGKRIVLIDDSIVRGNTMKRIVKLMRDNGARQVHVRVGSPKIRYPCYMGIDFPTSRELIAYGKTEKEIASEIGADSVEYLTIEEMISAIGRKDLCHACFSGVYPLKFSYDMSQLESVFKR